Proteins from one Blattabacterium cuenoti genomic window:
- the trpF gene encoding phosphoribosylanthranilate isomerase — MINKSLKIKICGIKSHIQKISNLLPDFIGFIFYPHSPRFVGFNFIIPKLKKRISKVGVFVNESEENLLEINKRNKLDFIQLHGTESSFYCKKLFKKKLKIIKSFRINDSFSFKENIVDYIPFCTYFLFDNNGGSGKKFCWEKLHEYNFDIPFFLSGGIGEKDFDKIKNFTHPKMFGIDVNSKFEIFPGEKNDILLNSFIKKIRKV; from the coding sequence ATGATAAATAAATCATTAAAAATAAAGATATGTGGAATTAAATCTCATATACAGAAAATTTCTAATTTATTACCTGATTTTATAGGTTTTATATTTTATCCTCATTCTCCAAGATTTGTAGGTTTTAATTTTATAATTCCAAAACTAAAAAAAAGAATATCAAAAGTTGGTGTTTTTGTAAATGAATCAGAGGAAAATTTATTGGAAATAAATAAAAGAAATAAATTGGATTTTATTCAATTACACGGAACAGAAAGTTCTTTTTATTGTAAAAAATTATTTAAGAAAAAATTAAAAATAATTAAATCTTTTAGAATAAATGATTCCTTTTCTTTTAAAGAAAACATTGTAGATTACATTCCTTTTTGTACTTATTTTCTATTTGATAATAATGGAGGTAGTGGAAAAAAATTTTGTTGGGAAAAACTTCATGAATATAATTTTGATATTCCATTTTTTTTAAGTGGAGGAATTGGAGAAAAAGATTTTGATAAAATTAAAAATTTTACACATCCTAAAATGTTTGGAATCGATGTAAATAGTAAATTCGAAATTTTTCCAGGGGAAAAAAACGATATCTTATTAAATTCTTTTATAAAAAAAATAAGAAAAGTATGA
- the trpC gene encoding indole-3-glycerol phosphate synthase TrpC — protein sequence MKILEKIICVKKKEISNKKNAHSIKELEKSSLFKRKTFSLIESLNRKESGIIAEFKIKSPSRGVINNIVSVEKVVKDYELSGVSGISILTDYNFFSGKNEDLEKSRSIVSIPILRKDFIIDEYQIIESKSIGADVILLIASILSKNQIKNFTQIAKDIGLEVIIEIHNEFEINKITDNLDIVGINNRDLQTFIINYNNCLNLYSKIPKKYIKIAESGISNINNLLELRKKGFKGFLIGEYFMKRKDPGKICKNLIKYLSSKYDK from the coding sequence ATGAAAATTCTTGAAAAAATAATATGTGTTAAAAAAAAAGAAATTTCTAACAAGAAAAATGCCCATTCTATAAAAGAATTGGAAAAAAGTTCCTTATTCAAAAGAAAAACTTTCTCCTTAATTGAAAGTTTAAATAGAAAAGAAAGTGGAATTATTGCAGAATTTAAAATAAAATCACCATCTAGAGGAGTTATAAATAATATAGTTTCAGTAGAAAAGGTCGTGAAAGATTATGAATTATCAGGAGTAAGTGGTATATCTATACTTACGGATTATAATTTTTTTTCTGGTAAAAATGAAGATTTAGAAAAATCACGTTCCATAGTTTCTATTCCTATACTTAGAAAAGATTTTATTATAGATGAGTATCAAATTATAGAATCTAAATCTATAGGAGCTGATGTTATTTTATTAATTGCTAGTATCCTCTCTAAAAATCAAATAAAAAATTTTACTCAAATAGCAAAAGATATTGGATTAGAAGTTATTATTGAAATTCATAATGAATTTGAAATAAATAAAATAACAGATAATTTAGATATTGTGGGAATTAATAATAGAGACTTACAAACTTTTATCATAAACTATAATAATTGTTTGAATTTATATTCTAAAATTCCTAAAAAATATATAAAAATAGCAGAAAGTGGAATTAGTAATATAAATAATCTTTTAGAATTAAGAAAAAAAGGATTTAAAGGTTTTTTGATTGGAGAATATTTTATGAAAAGAAAAGATCCTGGAAAAATTTGCAAAAATTTAATAAAATATTTGTCTTCAAAATATGATAAATAA
- the trpD gene encoding anthranilate phosphoribosyltransferase, giving the protein MEKILENLFSEKTLTKKEAKNFLIGLSKGKINKTQAIAITTIYNMRTPTLEEIIGFRQALMELCIKINLKEFNAVDIVGTGGDKKNTFNISTLTCFIVAGAGEKVIKHGSFNSSSITGSSNILQSLGYHFTNKEENLKHQLDKVGICYLHAPVFHKTLNILSLERKELGNKTIFNMLGPLINPGEPKNQLLGVSSLEIARIYYYFYQETKNNYAIVHSIDGYDEITLTNDIKYYTPKGEKFYSVEKLLEIGIGKDKIKVIPDELKGGKNTEENVRLFTRILSGEGTLYQNEVVLINSAFALSLLNKDSIENNYDKAKQSLQSGKAKNVLKKLLSL; this is encoded by the coding sequence ATGGAAAAAATATTAGAAAATCTTTTTTCAGAAAAAACTTTAACAAAAAAAGAGGCTAAAAATTTTCTTATAGGATTATCAAAAGGAAAAATTAATAAAACTCAAGCAATTGCTATAACAACTATATATAACATGAGAACTCCTACATTAGAAGAAATAATAGGTTTCAGACAAGCGTTAATGGAATTATGTATAAAAATTAATTTGAAAGAATTTAATGCTGTTGATATAGTAGGAACAGGTGGAGATAAAAAAAATACTTTTAATATCTCCACTTTAACATGTTTTATTGTAGCAGGAGCAGGAGAAAAAGTAATTAAACATGGAAGTTTTAATTCTTCATCTATAACAGGGTCTTCAAATATATTGCAAAGTTTAGGATATCACTTCACAAATAAAGAAGAAAATTTAAAACATCAGTTGGATAAAGTTGGAATCTGTTATTTACATGCTCCTGTATTTCATAAAACCTTAAATATTCTTTCTCTAGAAAGAAAAGAATTAGGAAATAAAACTATTTTTAACATGCTTGGTCCATTAATTAATCCAGGAGAACCAAAAAATCAACTTTTAGGAGTTTCTAGTTTAGAAATTGCTAGAATTTATTATTACTTCTATCAAGAAACAAAAAATAATTATGCTATTGTTCATTCAATAGATGGATACGACGAAATAACACTTACTAATGATATAAAATATTATACCCCAAAGGGAGAAAAATTTTATTCTGTTGAAAAATTATTAGAAATAGGAATAGGAAAAGATAAAATAAAAGTAATTCCAGATGAATTAAAAGGAGGAAAAAATACAGAAGAAAATGTGCGTCTGTTCACAAGAATTTTATCAGGAGAAGGAACTTTATATCAAAATGAAGTTGTTTTGATAAACTCTGCATTTGCATTAAGTTTATTGAATAAGGATAGTATTGAAAATAATTATGATAAAGCAAAACAATCTTTACAAAGCGGAAAAGCAAAGAATGTTCTTAAAAAATTATTGAGTTTATGA
- a CDS encoding anthranilate synthase component II translates to MKKILILDNYDSFTYNLVHAVKKLTKNPVQVSRNNEIQLSDIEKYNKIILSPGPGIPDEAHILKSLIKTFSSTKSIFGVCLGQQAIGEVFGATLINTKKVYHGISSLIKIVDQEEILFQELPKEIKVGRYHSWIISPNNFPENLHITAIGGKGEIMALRHKFYDVCGVQFHPESILTPYGEKIISNWLK, encoded by the coding sequence ATGAAAAAAATACTGATTTTAGATAATTATGATTCTTTTACTTATAACCTTGTTCATGCTGTAAAAAAATTAACAAAAAATCCTGTTCAAGTATCTAGGAATAATGAAATTCAACTTTCTGATATAGAAAAATATAATAAAATTATTCTTTCTCCGGGTCCTGGAATCCCTGATGAAGCACATATTTTAAAATCTTTAATAAAAACTTTTTCTTCTACTAAAAGTATTTTTGGAGTTTGTTTAGGACAACAAGCTATAGGAGAAGTTTTCGGAGCCACTCTCATAAACACAAAAAAAGTTTATCATGGAATATCTAGTTTGATAAAAATTGTAGACCAAGAAGAAATTCTTTTTCAGGAACTACCTAAAGAAATTAAAGTTGGACGTTATCATTCTTGGATTATATCTCCGAATAATTTTCCTGAAAATCTTCATATTACAGCTATTGGAGGTAAGGGAGAAATTATGGCTCTACGTCATAAGTTTTATGATGTTTGTGGCGTTCAATTTCATCCAGAATCTATTTTAACTCCATATGGAGAAAAAATAATAAGCAATTGGTTAAAATAA
- a CDS encoding anthranilate synthase component I family protein: MFKFNFRTIQKKILADSTTAIELYLKLRDIFPKTLLLEISDDQKFKYNSSILCMNPISEFILNNNVLQISYPNFIHKNIFINDRLDIQFLIEDFFKKFESKDLFIPYYTGLYGYISYDSIQYFENIQLNAPIKKTYNLPKIRLSFYKNLIIFRQFYNEIYLVEHQFLNINIDKKTYIDQLIELIQKKNFPCFSFKSIGTRSSNVTDMEYQKMVSKGIRSCLRGDVFQIVLSRQFQQKFLGDEFNVYRALRFINPSPYLFYFDYGNYKLFGSSPESQLIINNKIAYINPIAGTIRRSGNEEKDKKLYEILAKDTKENAEHVMLVDLARNDLSKNSSDVKVEEFKKIQIFSHVLHMVSKVSGKIEDKISIIKVFGDTFPAGTLSGAPKYKAMELIDKIENQNRGIYGGAIGFFGLNNSYINTAIVIRSFVSKNNILFFQAGAGIVADSKEKNELKEVNNKLMALFKAIELAKNI; encoded by the coding sequence ATGTTTAAGTTTAATTTTAGAACTATTCAGAAAAAAATTTTAGCTGATAGTACTACAGCGATAGAATTATATTTAAAACTAAGAGATATTTTTCCAAAAACATTATTGCTAGAAATTTCTGATGATCAGAAATTTAAATATAATTCCTCTATACTTTGCATGAACCCAATTTCTGAATTTATTCTAAATAATAATGTCTTACAGATATCATATCCAAATTTCATTCATAAAAATATTTTTATAAATGATCGATTAGATATCCAATTTTTGATTGAAGATTTTTTCAAAAAGTTTGAAAGCAAAGATCTTTTTATTCCTTATTATACTGGATTATATGGATATATATCTTACGATAGTATTCAATATTTTGAAAATATTCAACTTAATGCTCCTATTAAAAAAACATATAATCTTCCGAAAATACGACTTAGTTTTTACAAAAATCTAATAATATTTCGACAGTTTTACAATGAAATTTATTTAGTAGAACACCAATTTCTCAATATCAATATTGATAAAAAGACTTACATCGACCAGTTAATAGAATTAATTCAAAAGAAAAATTTTCCTTGTTTTTCATTTAAATCTATTGGAACTCGTTCTTCAAATGTGACAGATATGGAATACCAAAAAATGGTATCTAAAGGTATAAGATCTTGTTTACGGGGGGATGTCTTTCAAATAGTATTATCTAGACAATTTCAACAAAAATTTTTAGGAGATGAATTTAATGTATACCGAGCATTACGATTTATAAATCCTTCTCCATATCTTTTCTATTTTGATTACGGAAATTATAAATTATTTGGATCATCTCCAGAATCACAATTGATTATTAATAATAAAATAGCTTATATCAACCCAATAGCAGGGACTATACGTAGATCTGGAAATGAAGAAAAGGATAAAAAGCTATATGAAATTCTGGCTAAGGATACAAAAGAAAACGCAGAACACGTTATGTTGGTAGATTTAGCTAGAAATGATCTAAGCAAAAATTCTTCAGATGTTAAAGTAGAAGAATTTAAAAAAATTCAAATTTTTTCTCATGTATTACATATGGTATCTAAAGTATCTGGAAAGATAGAAGACAAGATATCAATCATAAAAGTATTTGGAGATACTTTTCCTGCAGGAACTTTATCAGGAGCACCTAAGTATAAAGCAATGGAGTTAATAGATAAAATAGAAAATCAAAATAGAGGAATATACGGTGGCGCGATTGGATTTTTTGGATTGAATAATTCTTATATAAATACAGCTATTGTGATCCGTTCCTTTGTAAGTAAAAACAATATTCTTTTTTTTCAAGCTGGTGCAGGAATTGTTGCTGATTCTAAGGAAAAAAATGAGCTAAAAGAAGTAAATAATAAGTTGATGGCCTTATTTAAAGCTATAGAATTAGCTAAAAATATATGA
- a CDS encoding putative porin: protein MEIFIFSFLFFISPFSSISMKSGDFSIKNKDMFNLDKDCKNNTGMEKNNIGINIYNPTYQDYKFWTEENRFKKVLLDTDSFSIEKYYSHNFFKHDNFGLFHNIGNGKNLLIPNNFFLQRNSYYFQKISFFEDPFFYREKIQYFDVKTPLSEIFYENNFSQERGLGGFFSHNLNEKINYSIEYRNVKFQKDEIDFQKNQELLLTTFNYQDQKDDFYYKLWGHYIKQNFLFKEKEEIIKWKNIKNYKNVFFDFFDQKKINYNRFYISFLQKIFPKETFFFKNYIEYEKYSKSHCFSEQKNKINFFYLKNGFFFLFKKNEFDIEIGSIFDRIDYELFSNKYYSNNRIVPKKKHINNFSIEAQINYPISNTFIFHSFSKWMVEFNNLKKPLFHINMELNTFLFPKFHFITQFYITENKKLSPNFIHLYTLKENNDCYNNRRKNMPFFDKERTIDFSFSYMKNYNISFYVSKLGHLFLDEKKEMETFLYRKFIKSYGLKIGTKNKIWKFQISNLFFYQKYDSNPLIFSIPTFLSRNTISYQDRYFNKSLLMETGFSLHYFNNFSYQRIYYPFDNYIFSSEKECYPNKTGRHLFMDYFFNFKLNRITFYFGIQNINCKKFFNEESFIRTGLLWTFFT, encoded by the coding sequence ATGGAAATATTTATTTTTTCTTTTTTATTTTTTATATCTCCTTTTTCATCTATATCTATGAAATCTGGAGATTTTTCTATAAAAAATAAAGACATGTTTAATCTGGATAAAGATTGTAAAAATAATACTGGTATGGAAAAGAATAATATAGGTATTAATATTTATAATCCAACTTATCAAGATTATAAATTTTGGACAGAAGAAAATCGATTCAAGAAAGTTTTATTGGATACTGATTCTTTTTCAATTGAAAAATATTATTCTCACAATTTTTTTAAACATGATAATTTTGGATTATTTCATAATATTGGAAATGGAAAAAATTTATTAATTCCCAACAATTTTTTTTTACAAAGAAATTCATATTATTTTCAAAAAATTAGTTTTTTTGAAGATCCTTTTTTTTACCGTGAAAAAATTCAATATTTTGATGTTAAAACTCCTCTTTCAGAAATTTTTTATGAAAATAATTTTTCTCAAGAAAGAGGATTAGGTGGTTTTTTTTCTCACAATTTAAATGAAAAAATTAACTATTCCATAGAGTATAGAAACGTCAAATTCCAAAAAGATGAAATTGACTTTCAGAAAAATCAAGAATTATTATTAACTACTTTTAATTATCAAGATCAAAAAGATGATTTTTATTATAAATTATGGGGTCATTATATTAAACAAAATTTCCTTTTCAAAGAAAAAGAAGAAATCATAAAATGGAAAAACATAAAAAACTATAAAAATGTTTTTTTTGATTTTTTTGATCAAAAAAAAATCAATTATAATAGATTTTATATTAGTTTCCTTCAAAAAATTTTTCCTAAAGAAACTTTTTTTTTTAAAAATTATATAGAATATGAAAAATATTCTAAAAGTCATTGTTTTTCTGAACAGAAAAATAAAATAAATTTTTTTTATTTAAAAAATGGTTTTTTTTTTCTTTTTAAAAAAAATGAATTTGATATAGAAATAGGATCTATTTTTGATAGAATAGATTATGAATTATTTTCTAATAAATATTATTCTAATAATAGAATAGTTCCGAAGAAAAAGCACATAAATAATTTTTCTATAGAAGCTCAAATAAATTATCCCATTAGTAATACTTTTATATTTCATTCATTTAGTAAATGGATGGTGGAATTTAATAATTTGAAGAAACCATTGTTCCATATAAATATGGAATTAAACACTTTTTTATTCCCAAAGTTTCATTTTATCACTCAATTTTATATTACTGAAAATAAAAAACTTTCACCCAATTTTATTCATCTTTATACTCTAAAAGAAAATAATGATTGTTACAATAATAGAAGAAAAAATATGCCATTCTTTGATAAAGAAAGAACAATAGATTTTTCTTTTTCTTACATGAAGAACTATAATATTTCTTTTTATGTATCTAAATTAGGACATTTGTTTCTAGATGAAAAAAAAGAAATGGAAACGTTTTTATATCGTAAATTTATAAAATCATATGGTTTAAAAATTGGAACAAAAAACAAAATATGGAAATTTCAAATTTCCAATCTTTTTTTCTATCAAAAATATGATTCTAATCCATTAATTTTTTCTATTCCTACTTTTTTATCGAGAAATACAATATCTTATCAAGATCGTTATTTTAATAAATCATTATTAATGGAAACTGGTTTTTCTCTCCATTATTTTAATAATTTTTCTTACCAAAGAATTTATTATCCTTTTGATAATTATATTTTTTCTTCAGAAAAAGAATGTTATCCAAATAAAACAGGAAGACATTTATTTATGGATTATTTTTTCAATTTTAAATTGAATAGAATTACATTCTATTTTGGGATTCAAAATATTAATTGTAAAAAATTTTTTAATGAAGAATCATTTATTAGAACTGGTTTATTGTGGACTTTTTTTACTTAA
- a CDS encoding glycoside hydrolase family 73 protein, whose product MISLFSFSKEAKETKEAKEAKEAKEIENVIEYIKKYAVFAIEEMEKYGIPASIKLGQGILESSTGQSTLSKETNNHFGIKCGKKWMGEVSYHDDDLPQECFRKYNSVRESFQDHSKFLQQPRYSKLFLLNKNDYQSWALGLKKAGYATSLNYADLLIYQIEKYLLWKFDEENSYGIEKKINLYLDSISKKNEKNDSFMKKNIYFLYKIFLLIKQKLISIK is encoded by the coding sequence TTGATATCTTTATTCTCATTTTCAAAAGAAGCAAAAGAAACAAAAGAAGCAAAAGAAGCAAAAGAAGCAAAAGAGATAGAAAATGTTATTGAGTACATTAAAAAATATGCTGTTTTTGCAATTGAAGAAATGGAAAAATATGGAATACCAGCTAGTATAAAGCTAGGACAAGGAATCTTGGAATCATCTACTGGACAAAGTACTTTATCCAAAGAGACAAATAATCATTTCGGAATAAAGTGTGGAAAAAAGTGGATGGGAGAAGTTTCTTACCATGATGATGATCTTCCACAAGAATGCTTCCGCAAATATAATTCTGTACGAGAATCTTTTCAGGATCATTCAAAATTTTTGCAACAACCACGTTATTCCAAATTATTTCTTTTAAACAAAAATGATTATCAATCTTGGGCATTAGGTCTTAAGAAAGCCGGTTATGCAACATCATTAAATTACGCAGACTTATTGATTTATCAGATAGAAAAGTACTTACTGTGGAAATTTGATGAAGAAAATTCTTATGGAATAGAAAAGAAGATAAATCTGTATTTAGATTCCATTTCGAAAAAAAATGAAAAAAATGATTCTTTTATGAAAAAGAATATATATTTTCTTTATAAAATTTTTCTTTTGATTAAACAAAAATTGATATCTATCAAATAA
- the gcvH gene encoding glycine cleavage system protein GcvH, with protein MNPNNLRYSKNHEWVGLINKKNNKAYVGITHFAQKELGDIVYLDIEDSIIGKKINKEETFGTIEAVKTVSDLFMPVSGYIIDINKEIISHPDLINTSYYDDGWIIQIEILNIDEYNNLMKLEEYKNYIQEYN; from the coding sequence ATGAATCCCAATAATTTGAGGTATAGTAAGAACCATGAGTGGGTAGGGTTAATAAACAAGAAAAACAATAAAGCATATGTAGGGATTACTCATTTTGCACAAAAAGAATTGGGGGATATTGTTTATTTAGATATAGAAGATTCTATAATAGGAAAGAAAATAAACAAAGAAGAAACATTTGGAACAATAGAAGCTGTAAAAACTGTTTCCGATTTATTTATGCCTGTTTCTGGATACATAATTGATATTAACAAAGAAATAATATCTCATCCTGACCTTATTAATACCAGTTATTATGATGATGGATGGATTATACAAATAGAAATTTTAAATATCGATGAATATAATAATTTAATGAAATTAGAAGAATACAAAAATTATATACAAGAATATAATTAA
- a CDS encoding heavy metal translocating P-type ATPase: MKKINSFDFLDDKKISEKIIYFHHNNVTTVRFLIPSIHCSSCIFILESLPKFHKNILESTVDFSSKQVWITFNNIELRLSHLAELLEKMGYKPSINFESIEKRKTEKNYFDRKLIGKLAISFFCFGNIMLLAIPGYIGAYKDSWFLENRNFFRYLMLILSLPVVIFSFVDHVKHAIFGLKKHVLNIDVPISIGILVLFLWSLYEVFFDLSSGYFDTISSFSLFLLISKMLQVHTHNKILSFKNSYKSFYPVLITKIDNDNNEKKIFLSSLKKKDIIIIRNEEIIPADSVLIKGKAILDNSFITGESYLTIKKIGDRIYAGSKQKGESIVLKVLKNIDHSYLSHLWNKNKSNSNYYKKLYYLNSISNKLSQYFTPTILMISIITGIYWYLNNDIQKIFQTTFSVLIITCPCALVLSTPLIFGSIIRFFSRKNFYVKDIFTMEKISTVETLIFDKTGTLTSPDKEKIFFIGNIKYEEKKIIASLLKNSIHPLSQKILSELSIKNFYSIQNFREIVGKGLEGIINNIPVKIGSQKYLGITKKLNDKTTVSVSINNKFIGYFLFRNHYRKGIRNIFQNLKEYKIVILSGDQNELEKKYLKSILPRSGKVFFSQSPEDKLNYVKKLQKKGEKVMMFGDGINDCAALSQSEVGVAISENTIGFFPSCDAFLQSDYLNQIFLFLKISKISRKLVIINFMISIFYNVVGIFFAATGNLKPLIASILMPLSSFSVIFFSVISTWIISRKFIF; the protein is encoded by the coding sequence ATGAAAAAAATTAATTCTTTTGATTTTCTTGATGATAAAAAAATTTCGGAAAAAATCATTTATTTTCATCATAATAATGTTACAACCGTTCGTTTTTTAATACCTTCTATTCATTGTAGTTCTTGCATTTTTATTTTGGAAAGTTTACCTAAATTTCATAAAAATATTTTAGAATCTACTGTAGATTTCTCTAGTAAACAAGTTTGGATAACATTCAATAATATTGAATTGAGACTAAGTCATTTAGCTGAATTACTAGAGAAAATGGGATATAAACCTTCAATTAATTTTGAATCAATAGAAAAAAGAAAAACAGAAAAAAATTATTTTGATAGAAAATTAATAGGAAAATTAGCTATTTCCTTTTTTTGTTTTGGAAATATTATGCTTTTAGCTATTCCAGGATACATTGGAGCTTATAAAGATTCATGGTTTTTAGAAAATAGAAATTTTTTTCGTTATTTAATGTTAATTTTATCTTTACCAGTAGTAATCTTTTCATTTGTAGATCATGTAAAACATGCGATTTTTGGATTAAAAAAACATGTTTTGAATATAGATGTTCCCATTTCAATTGGAATATTAGTTCTTTTTTTATGGAGTTTGTATGAAGTTTTTTTTGACTTAAGTTCCGGATATTTTGATACTATTTCTAGTTTTTCTCTATTTCTTCTTATTAGCAAAATGCTTCAAGTTCACACTCATAATAAAATTCTTTCTTTTAAGAATAGTTATAAATCTTTTTATCCAGTTTTAATAACGAAAATAGATAATGATAATAATGAAAAAAAAATTTTTCTTTCTTCATTAAAAAAAAAAGACATTATTATAATTAGAAATGAAGAAATCATTCCTGCTGATTCCGTTTTAATAAAAGGAAAAGCTATTTTGGATAATAGTTTTATTACAGGGGAATCTTATTTAACAATAAAAAAAATAGGAGATAGAATATATGCGGGATCTAAACAGAAAGGAGAATCTATTGTTTTAAAAGTTCTTAAAAATATAGATCATAGTTATTTAAGTCATTTATGGAACAAAAATAAATCTAATTCTAATTATTATAAAAAATTATATTATCTAAATTCTATATCCAATAAATTAAGTCAATATTTTACTCCTACAATTTTAATGATTTCAATAATAACTGGAATTTATTGGTATTTAAACAATGATATTCAAAAAATATTTCAAACTACTTTTTCTGTTTTAATTATTACTTGTCCTTGTGCTTTGGTACTTTCTACTCCATTGATATTTGGAAGTATAATACGATTCTTTTCAAGAAAGAATTTTTATGTAAAAGATATTTTTACAATGGAAAAAATTTCCACAGTAGAAACTTTAATTTTTGATAAAACAGGAACTTTAACTTCTCCAGATAAAGAGAAAATATTTTTTATAGGAAATATTAAATATGAGGAAAAAAAAATTATAGCATCTCTATTAAAAAATTCTATTCATCCTTTGAGTCAAAAAATATTATCAGAATTATCTATAAAAAATTTTTATTCTATACAAAATTTTAGAGAAATAGTTGGAAAAGGATTAGAAGGTATTATAAATAATATACCGGTTAAAATTGGATCTCAAAAGTATTTGGGAATTACAAAAAAATTAAATGATAAGACAACAGTTTCTGTTTCTATAAACAATAAATTTATAGGTTATTTTTTATTTAGAAATCATTATAGAAAAGGTATAAGAAACATTTTTCAAAATTTAAAGGAATACAAGATAGTTATTCTTTCTGGAGATCAAAATGAATTAGAAAAGAAATATTTGAAATCTATCTTACCAAGATCTGGAAAAGTTTTTTTTAGTCAAAGCCCTGAAGATAAACTTAATTATGTAAAAAAATTACAAAAAAAAGGAGAAAAAGTGATGATGTTTGGAGATGGGATTAATGATTGTGCCGCTTTAAGTCAAAGCGAAGTAGGTGTTGCTATATCTGAAAATACAATTGGTTTTTTTCCAAGTTGTGATGCTTTTTTGCAATCTGATTATTTAAATCAAATTTTTTTATTTTTGAAGATATCCAAAATTTCCAGAAAATTAGTAATTATTAATTTTATGATTAGTATATTTTATAATGTTGTAGGAATTTTTTTTGCTGCGACTGGAAATTTAAAGCCTTTGATAGCATCTATTTTAATGCCTTTAAGTTCCTTTTCTGTTATTTTTTTTTCTGTCATATCTACTTGGATAATTTCACGGAAATTTATATTTTAA
- the ccoS gene encoding cbb3-type cytochrome oxidase assembly protein CcoS, whose translation MDILIIMILSSISLGALFLILFLICLSSGQFDDYESPRIRILIEDIEKK comes from the coding sequence ATGGATATATTAATTATTATGATATTATCTAGTATTTCTTTAGGAGCACTCTTTCTTATATTATTTTTAATTTGTCTTTCTTCTGGACAATTTGATGATTACGAATCTCCTAGAATTAGAATTTTGATTGAAGATATTGAAAAAAAATGA